AGGACGGGAACCGGCAGGGCGAGCCCGGCGAACTCGTGCACCCGGACCACCAGCTCGCGGCGGCCGACGACTTCGGCGAGCTGGGGGACGTAGAGGAAGGCGGCCGTCACCACGCACACGCCCATCAGGGCGGCCGTGGTGCGGTGCACCCAGCGCTGGACGGGGCCGAAGCGGCGCACCTCGGTGACCTGCGGGGTGTGGGCCTCAGCTCGTAGGGTCATCGTCCCGCCCGTTCGACTTCCCGACCCAGGCGTCGACGTCGTAGCCGAGCCTCTCCCAGTAGCCGGGCTTGACGTCCTCGGTGACGGTGATGCCGGAGAGCCACTTCGCGGACTTGTAGAAGTACATCGGCGCCACGTACAGGCGGACCGGGCCGCCGTGGGCGTGGCCGATGTCCTTGTCCTGCATGCGCAGGGCGACCAGGACGTCGGAACGGCGGGCCTGTTCCAGGGTGAGGCTCTCGGAGTAGGCGCCGTCGAAGCAGGTGAAGCGCACCGCCCCGGCCTTGGCCCGCACTCCGGCGGCGTCCAGCAGCCGGGACAGGCGCACCCCTTCGAACGGGGTGTCGGGGACCCGCCAGCCGGTGACGCACTGGACGTCCTTGACCAGCCGGGTCTGCGGCAGCGCACGCAGCTCGCCGAGCGTGTAGGTCGTGGGGCGGTCGACGAGGCCGTCGACGGTGAGGCGGTAGTCGGTGGCGTCCTTGTGCGGGACGGAGGAGGTGACCGAGTAGTAGCGGAAGCCGCCGCCATTGGGCAGCAGGCCGGTCAGGCCGGTGGGGTCCTTGTCGGCCGCCGCGCCGAGGAAGCCCTCCAGACCGCGCTGCAGTACGGGAGCGGCGACCACGCCGAGCGCGCCCAGGCCGATGGTGCCCAGCAGGACGCGGCGGCCGATCGGAGTGCCGTGCTGCGCGGGCGGCCGCGGCTCGCCCGGTTCCTCGGGTGGTTCGGAGTTCACGCCTCCATTCGAACACCCGCGACGCCGGGCGGGCCAGGAATCGCGGATGCCCGTCAGGGTTCCGTAATGACTTCTTACGGCGTTCTCAGAATCGGGGTTGTCAGAGAGGGGGGTTCCCGGAAACGGATTCTCCCAGGGGCGCCGACCCTACGGCGCGTCCTGTGCCGCCTCCTCCAGCCGGAAGGCCTCGTTGCCGAGCCCGATGCGGGCGTGTGCCTCGGGCGAGCGGGAGCGCAGGAGGAGTCCCTGGACCAGGCCGGCGACCAGGGCGAGGGCGATGATGCCGGGCAGCACCCAGCTCAGGGCCGAGTCGGGGCCGGCGCCGACCAGGACGTCGAAGTCCTTGACCGTGTATCCGGCGATCACCAGCAGGGCGACGGCGGCCAGTGCCGAGGTGAGAAGCCGCCAGGCCTGGGCGCGGGCGGCGCCGCGCCGGGCGAAGAACACGATGACGGAGACGGAGGCGGCCGCCATCAGCAGGATCACGCCGAGCGCGCCGATGTTGCCGAACCAGGTGAACAGGTGCAGGACGGGCTCGGTGGGATCGCCGGCCGGACCGTCGTCGGCGATCGCGAAGACGGTCACGATCACGGCGGCCACCGCCGTCTGCAGCAGGGAACCGGTGCCGGGGGCGCCGCTCGCGCCGGTGGTCCGGCCGAAGGCGCGCGGCAGCAGTCCCTCGCGGCCCATGGCGAAGGTGTAGCGGGCGACGACGTTGTGGAAGCTGAGCATGGCGGCGAACATGCCGGTCACGAAGAGCACGTGCAGGACGTCGGTGAAGGCTCCGCCGAGCCGGGACTCCGTCAGCGAGAAGAGCATGCCGGCGCTCTCCTTCCGGGCCACCCCGACGACCTGGGTCGGGCCCGCGGCGACGGTGAGCGCCCAGCAGCTCACCGCGAAGAAGACGGCCACGCCGGCCACCGCCAGGAACATCACCCTCGGCACCAGGACGTGCGGCCGGCTGGTCTCCTCCGCGTACACCGGCGCCTGCTCGAAGCCGACGAAGGCCGCGATGCAGAAGCACAGGGCGGTGCCCACGCCCGCGCCGGAGAGCGTGTCCGGGTTGAAGGCGTGCAGCGACAGGCCCTCCCGGGCCGGGTCGCCGATCGCGGCGACGTCGAAGATCACCACCAGGATCACCTCGACGACCAGCAGGACGCCCAGGACGCGCGCGTTGATGTCGACCTTCAGCCAGCCGAGCGCGCCGACCACCGCGAGGGCCACCAGAGCGGGTGTCCACCAGGCGACCTCCACATGGGCGTAGGTGGAGAACAGCCCGGAGACCTCGAAGCCGAAGATGCCGTAGATGCCGACCTGCATGGCGTTGTAGGCGACCAGGGCCACCAGGGCGGCGCCCGCGCCGGCGGTGCTGCCGAGGCCGCGGGAGATGTACGCGTAGAAGGCTCCCGCGTTGTGGACGTGCCGGCTCATCTCGGCGTAGCCGACGCCGAAGAGGACCAGCACCACGCCGAGGACGACGAACAGCAGGGGCTGGCCGACGATGCCCATCACCGCGAATGTGGTGGGCATGACACCGGCGACCACCATGAGGGGTGCGGTCGCGGCGAGCACGGAGAGCAGCAGGCCCCCCGTGCCGAGGCGGTCGGCGCGCAGGGCACGCTCCTGCCCCAGATAGGTGCTGATGCCGTCGGTCGTGGTGCGGCTCGCGCTGGAACTGCCCGTGGTCATCGCAGGACCGTCCTTGTGGTTGGCGTCGGGAGTGTCACACCGTGCCGAGCGCGGCGGCTCGCGCGGCGCGGAAGGCGGGGTAGGGGTCGTGGTGCGGGTAGGACCAGGGCGCCGGCGTGGCGTGCTCGCCGATCCGGTGGAAGAGGGCGGCGGCCTCGGCGCCCCGGCCCTCGCAGACCTTGGCGTGGGCGAGGAAGTTGAGGTCGACCAGGCGCCGAGGGTGCCCCTCCTGCTCCCACTCCAGCCACCAGTCGAAGGCGGCCTTCATCACCTGCCGGGCCCGGCGCCCGCTCCAGTGGCCCGAGGCGACCGGATCGGGGGGCTCGTGGCCGGCGGCGGCCAGCACGCGGTAGCGCTCGGCGTGCGCGACGACGGGTAGGACGGCGAGCGGCGAGTCGGCGGGGGCCCGCTCGGCCGCCCAGTCGGCGAAGTCGTAGACCTCGTGCAGCGGGTCCCGGCCCGTGCAGGCGCCCCGCTCGGCGAGCCGCGCGACCATCAGGTGGTGGGCGTGGTGGTGGTCGGCGCACCGGGAGCGGACCTCGCCGAAGAGCCGTAACGACTCCTCCTCCGCACCCAGGGAGCACTCCAGCATCAGCAGCCCCAGCCACGGGGTGGGATCGGCGGGGGCGCGCCCGGCGGCCTCCCGGCAGGCCTCGCGGGCGAGGTCGGGCCGCTCCGCGCCGCGCAGGGCGCGTTCCACCAGGGCGAGGGCGAGCAGCAGGGCGGCCTCGGCGGAGGCGGGCTCGGCGACCATCCAGTCCCGCGCCCAGGCCGCGCTGTAGCGCTCCTGCCCGAGGACGACGGCCCGGTGTCCACGTCGGTCCCAGTCGTCACCCGTGTGAACGAGCAGTGATCGCGCGGCCTGCCACCTCCCCTGCGCCAAGGCCGCCCGGGCGGCGAGGAGTTCGGTGTCGTCGAGGGCCGCGTCCAGCGCGTGTGCCGCGCGCTTGCGGGTCCGGCCGAAGGATGGCGGGGGTGGGGGCACCGCGGGACTTCCTCACGCGACGCGGCTCTGCGTCAGGACTCGGGGTTTCGGACTGGCGTCAGCTGATCACTCACAGCAAACTCGCAGCCAAGGCTTGAGTCAAGGCCCGCACAGCCGTTACACGCGTCAACTTCTGTTACATCTGGGGTACTTGAGAAATGGACAATGATGGTCGCCACCACCGGACCGGCGACCCGGTGTGGCGTACGCCATGGCGCACCTCGTCCCGTGCCCTCACCATGGGCGGAACGACCGGATCCGCAACTCCCTTGATCGACGCGGAGAAGTGACCGAGTCGACCGCCCGGATACGGGCACTCCCAGGAGCATGCCGGGCCCTGGGACGCTACAGTCACCCACTACGCACTCCGTGACCCGGCCCGTCTGACTCGAGGTACGCAGCGTGTCGTTTCTGGTTCTGATTCTCGCCGTGAGCGCTGCCTGCTGCCTGGGCTTCGGGTTCGTGCTCCAGCAGAACGCGGCCTCGCACGCACCGCTGGGCGACTTCCTCTCGCCCCGGCTGCTCCTCGACCTGATGCGGGTGCCGCGCTGGCTGGGCGGCATCGGCCTGATGGTGGCCGGCATGGTCCTGGGCGCGATCGCCCTCAGCCAGGGCGAGGTCTCCCTGGTCGAGCCCCTCCTGGCCACGAACCTGCTGTTCGCCCTGGCCCTCTCCCGCAAGCAGACCAGGCAGCCGCTGGG
Above is a genomic segment from Streptomyces sp. SLBN-31 containing:
- a CDS encoding molybdopterin-dependent oxidoreductase, encoding MNSEPPEEPGEPRPPAQHGTPIGRRVLLGTIGLGALGVVAAPVLQRGLEGFLGAAADKDPTGLTGLLPNGGGFRYYSVTSSVPHKDATDYRLTVDGLVDRPTTYTLGELRALPQTRLVKDVQCVTGWRVPDTPFEGVRLSRLLDAAGVRAKAGAVRFTCFDGAYSESLTLEQARRSDVLVALRMQDKDIGHAHGGPVRLYVAPMYFYKSAKWLSGITVTEDVKPGYWERLGYDVDAWVGKSNGRDDDPTS
- a CDS encoding APC family permease translates to MTTGSSSASRTTTDGISTYLGQERALRADRLGTGGLLLSVLAATAPLMVVAGVMPTTFAVMGIVGQPLLFVVLGVVLVLFGVGYAEMSRHVHNAGAFYAYISRGLGSTAGAGAALVALVAYNAMQVGIYGIFGFEVSGLFSTYAHVEVAWWTPALVALAVVGALGWLKVDINARVLGVLLVVEVILVVIFDVAAIGDPAREGLSLHAFNPDTLSGAGVGTALCFCIAAFVGFEQAPVYAEETSRPHVLVPRVMFLAVAGVAVFFAVSCWALTVAAGPTQVVGVARKESAGMLFSLTESRLGGAFTDVLHVLFVTGMFAAMLSFHNVVARYTFAMGREGLLPRAFGRTTGASGAPGTGSLLQTAVAAVIVTVFAIADDGPAGDPTEPVLHLFTWFGNIGALGVILLMAAASVSVIVFFARRGAARAQAWRLLTSALAAVALLVIAGYTVKDFDVLVGAGPDSALSWVLPGIIALALVAGLVQGLLLRSRSPEAHARIGLGNEAFRLEEAAQDAP